The genomic DNA GTGATGAAAAGGACAACAGGCCCAAAAATTTTGTCCCTTTTTTTTAAGGGGGACAAAATCAGCAACTACCTCCTCAATGCAAGCAACACGTTGAACAGCTTGAACGGTTTCTTGACTAACAATCATAGACATTTTTACAATAGATATAAATGACTTTGTATCTAACAGCCCACACGCATTAACTGTCTTGTTCTTTATCCTTGCTCCTGCCTTTATCTTTATCCTTGCAAAGCTTTAGCGCTTTTTTAGCTGCTGCTTCTAATGCCGCTCCTATCTCTGGATCCAAGTACCTATTGGCTAGCTTAACATCTATGGCAAGGGTTTCTTGCGCCATATGGATTACTTCTTGTACGTAGATATAGCCTGAAGCATGACGTAAATCATAGAGTCGCTCAGCCAGTTTTATAAAGAGTACAGAAAGCTGTACATGATCTTCCTTGACTGCTTTTTGTAACCGGTTTTCCAAATATAGCAAAGAAGGATGATCCAACGATTCACGTTGATCGATGCCCAATACATTCAGTACAAAGGCATAAACACCTAGATTATAGTGGTCCCTAACATAAGAAAGGGGTAAACAGGTGTGACGGACCAACTCATAGAGTAAAGAGGCATAAATTACTTTAGGGGAGTGAAAAACCCATTCTACCACTAGTTTGGAAATGCCTACTGCACGTACATAAAATAGTTGGCCCGAAGCATGTCGCTTAAAGCCAAAATGTTGCCGCAGTAACAACAGCAGACCGGAAATCGTTCCCACATCAATAGGATCCATGTCATGAGAAAATTGAGCAACATGGTCATGGAACTGCATTAATTCGACCATAGAATCTGCGTGTTCCTTAGGCGTAACAGGGGCATCTAAGGTTAAACAATCTATAGGTAGTTTTGTAGTCATTTTACCGAGAATATCAGCAACATCATTAGGAAGCACTAGTAATATACTAGCTTGCTGTTCTCCACCAGTCGTTTCGCAATAGCCATAATGGGCCTCCACAATACTAGATATGGTTTCCTGTTGGAGGTCTATAGACGGTGGTGCTGCCTGCTGCCCTTTCAGCCCCACAGCACTTACCATATCATCATAGATAGGCTGTACTTTAGGCAACACTTCAGGAACAGTAGTAACCTGGCTTATTACCAAAGCAGTAGCTTGAAAAAGCATATATACAGGATAAGGGCCATCAATAGGATCGGCTTGCTTGAATTGCAAAGCAGTAGGTTGGAGTTTTACGCGCACAACCGGTGGAACGGAACCCTCTACCTTACCAACTCGTAAAATGGACTGAACCAATAAATAGACTACTTGATGGATATCGCATATAATATAAGGCAACAACCATTCACTAGGTTCTTTTATGTGCTCTACGAACAACTTAGGTGGATGCGCCACCTCTTGTGATAAAGTAAACTCTACCTTACGTATCAACTTGTCTAAAGTAATTTTAGTAGGTTGGAGTAGTGCATGATCTTTGACCTTTGCCCTTCTATTGAAATAAGCCACCCAATCATAGAGTTTATTGATAATACTCTGGAAGTCTTGCTTATAAAGGGGCATATTGCCATCTAAAAAGGAGACAGATTGCTCAATTTTGCCTATTACTTGTTCCAAAACAGCGCCATGGCCTTTAGCAGGATTAAGGGCAGCAGATGGCACCATAGCCAAATCATAGAGCGATTCTTTTAGCTTTTGAGATGCCCTAATCTTATCTTGACTTCTCAAGTAGAGGTTTTGCGCCATATAATGGCCTGCTTTTACTTTAAAACAAATAATAACAGCCACCACGAGTAGGGTTACCATAAACAAGGGAAATAGGGAGGATAAAACAGGAAGAGACAACCCAACAAAGATAGGATAAATGACTACTAATAATACAGCCACCACTACGCTTATGCCCAGATAGAGCGGTAACACCCATAAGATTACCGTATAATGGGCCAAAGATAACGATGCATTAAAGATCGGATCAACTAGATGCCACCAGTACCAAAGTAAATTTAAAGGAAGGTAAAAAGCACATCCTATTAACCAGCATAAACCAATCAACCAATTTGGACTGGCTTGACTAAAGAAGGCTTTATAGCGTGTAAATATACCATAGGATGTAAAAAGCGTACCCAAAAGGCCTTGGCATATAGCCCAATAGAGAAGATCTGGCTTAATAAACCAATAACCTAGAATAGCAGTAACAATCATATAGAGCCCCGTTAAGCGTAGGGTACCATCGCTAGGTCTTAGCTCAGCCAAGGTAACTTTTCTATTGGCCCAAGCATTTTTAATGGCTTCTTGACGTTCTGCGCGCTTGCGCGCTTGCGCTTGTTGCATTTGTTTAAAAGCATTATCGGGTTCGACCCACCCTACACCTTTAGGCTGTTTAAGTAGGTAATGGACAGCCATCATAGCCAGACCATTGGCTATCATAGCAAGGAAAGAGCCATCGATACCTGTTAAGGGATATATCCATTTTGTCCAAGCCCACATCACTAGCACACCTGTAGCCATTCCAACCAAAGCAGTACGGGCAGTGCCTCGAAAGCCAAATATAGCTAATATAAAAGGAGCGGTGACAATAGGCACACAAGCGGCAAGCCCCAAATAGAGCAACTGCAATAGGTCATTACAGTAAAAAGCCAACATCATAGCCAATAGGCCTACCAGTAACGTGGTCCATCTTGCTATTTTAAGTTGAAAGGCATCGGTCACCTTTTTTTCATTGCATAGCCCCTTGACCATATCATGGCCAACCATAATCGCACAAGCATTTAAAGAAGAGTCAGCTGTAGACATGGCCATACCGAGCAAACTAATGGCAAGCAGCCCCTTAAAAAGGGGTGACATATTACCCATGCTATGGTTCCAAATAGTGTCTTTTGATAAAGCAGGTGCCTCTACAAAAGCAAATAGACCAATCAAAATGATAAAAATAGATATAGCGATACTGAAGAGCGTAGCATACGAAAAAACTTCTTGAGCTTGTAGGGGACCAGAAGACATATATACCCGCTGCATCAGTTGAGGCAGTATAGAGGAAGCAATCAAAGATAACAGTAACAGCAACATACCAACTAGTTGGACATCAAAACGGAATACATGACTAAATTGAAATTTAGCATGGCTTTGCAAGATGGGAAAGATTTCTGAAATGGGTTTACCTATTTTTAGAAACATAAACCAAGCCAAAAGCGGAATAATAATGGCAAAGGTTATAAATTGCAGCACATCTGTGAAGGTAACAGCACGAATGCCACCAAATGTCGAATAAAAGGTAAGGAGCAAGGTCGCCAAGATAGGCATTACATCTGGGTTCACTACTTTCACACATATGCCAATGGCCTGGACTATGACATTGATTTGCATAGTAACAATGACAATAGCGCCACAGATACCCACTAAGGAGGCTATAATTCTTGGATATCTACCATAGATCGTGCCTATCGTCTCTGCTATAGAAAGATGGTACATAAATGGCCCCATACGCAAAGCCAATTTGCCAACAACCCACAAGCCAAAGGAAGATAACAACATCATCACGACCCACCATAGGCCCATGCTATGAATACACTCTATGCTACGCACTAGCCCCCCCCCTCCATATGCCGTAGCCAAAACGGTAAAAACCAGAGTGGCAGTAGAAAACTGTTTATTCCCCACTGCATATTCTCGAAATGTAGTTTGCTTGCTACTAAAATAAATACCTACCCATAAGGTTAATACCAAAAAAGCAGCCACTATAAATAGTGGTATATTCAAGCAGATCATAAAGCAAGCCGTTAAAAAAGTTGAAGAAATATTTTATTCTACTAGCGGTAACTTTCATGATAAGAATTTTTTCTATAAAAAAAAATAAAGGAAGGTATTTGTGTTTTACTTTTTTCTGGACCAAGAAGTAGGCAAAAAAAATCACTATCTGCTGTTCACGTCACTGGTTAATAATGAATTTTATCCACTTATATCTCGACAAAAAAGTGAATAAAAAATCAAGCGCTCAGACAATTACAATTTTTTACAATGGGCGTTTTTTGAACATGGACAGGTGGCCTCAACCAACAAGCGATGGCTATACAAAACGTTGTCGAAATACTTCGTAGAGCATGATACCAGCCGCCACAGAAACATTAAAAGAAGCAATAGGACCTTGCATAGGAATGCAAATATGATGGGTCGCTAACCTTAGATGCTTTGCAGCTATACCAGCCCCTTCTCCACCCAAAACAAGTGCAATAGGAAGCTTTAGGTCTACCTGGTATAGCAATTGTTCAGCTTGTACATGGCAAGCCAATACAGTCAACCCACTTTCTTGTAAATAGCGCAACGCCTTACTTAAATCAGCTACGCGGCAAATGGGCAATGTAGCTAATGCACCTGCTGAAGTTTTCATAGCTGCACCAGCTAATGCAGCACTGCCTTGTGTAGGCAGTACCAATGCATCTACCCCCATACAAAGGGCAGTCCGGGCAATGGCCCCTATATTATGCACATCTGTTACGCCATCCAGTACCACTATTAAAGGAGCTTTCCCTTTTTCAAAGGCAGCTTGCACAACAAGATCTAAAGGTGTAAAAACAATAGGTGATAAGACCGCTACGACACCTTGGTGACTACCACGCACCATGCGATCCAGCTTTGCAGCTGGCACATAACTAAAAGGAATTTGATGTTTGCGTACAAGATCATACAATCCGCCAACTATTTTAACTGTTTTTTGAAAAAAAACCTTTTCCACCGTTCGGCCGGCGCGTATGGTCTCTACAACTGCCCTATACCCAAAGATATAGCTTAACGAAACAGTAGATACTTTTTGAGCAGAGGAAGCCATGCGGACAATAACTTTATGTAGAAAAGTAAAGAAGGGAAAGTTGCGGGGATAGGACTCGAACCTATGACCTTCGGGTTATGAGCCCGACGAGCTACCAACTGCTCCACCCCGCGGTAAAGCCTTAACCATCAAATGGCCCATTCTTTATATGACCACTTGAATTATTACAAATTTATATGTTTTTTTGTAACATTGCAAATATCTTAACACTTATGCATGAACCTCAAAACGATTATAGGTCTGGTTTTGTAGCCATTATTGGCAAACCCAATGCTGGAAAATCTACTTTAATGAACCTATTGGTAGGTGAACAGCTGGCTATTACCCATTCAAAAGCGCAAACAACACGCCATAAACTCCATGGCATTGTATCTGGAAAAAACTTTCAAATCATTTATATAGATACACCGGGCATTATTACACCTGCTTATCCCTTACAAAGCGCTATGATGGAAGCTGTAAAAGTTGCGCATGCAGATGCCGACCTCATCATCTGGCTCATAGATGTAAAAGACTTAGAGCAGCTTCCATCGTCTTATGCAAACCTCAGTAAAAAGCCAACCATACTGGTATTGAATAAAGTTGATTTAATCACAGCTAACCAGCTTAATGAAGTAGTGGCCTATTGGCTACATCATCACCCCGATGCAACCGTTCTACCAATCTCAGCTCTAAAAAATGAAAACATCGATCAACTCATACAACAAATTATTCAACAGCTGCCCAAACATCCTGCTTACTACCCAGAAGCAACCCTAACAGACAAATCAGAACGTTTTTTTGTGCAGGAAATCATACGTGAAAAAATCTTAGGCCAATACCATCAAGAAATACCCTATAGTGTAGAAGTAGTCATAGACTACTTTAAGGAAACGGAACATCTGATTAAAATTGGGTCCATTATACATGTAGAACGCGCAACGCAAAAAGGGATTATAATCGGCCAAAGAGGCGATGCGCTAAAAAAACTAGGAATAGATGCCAGGGAAGCATTAGAAAAGTTTTTTCGAAAAAAAATCTTTCTTGCACAACATGTCAAAGTCACCCCAAACTGGCGTAAAAATGGCTTATTACTAACAAGATTTGGCTATCCAGCCATGCCTAAAAAGCAGCATTAGTATGTTCACGTCACTGGTTAATGGAGATATGGGGACCAACCACAGACCTGTAAGATAGGCTACTCAAATCAATGGATCATACCCACTCCCGCCCCATGGATGGCAACGGAGCAGCCTGCGTAAGGTACGCAAGCTACCTTTGCAAATGCCATATTTGGCAAAAGCAGCTTTTGCATAGCAAGAACAGCTGGGTTGAAAACGGCACATAGGAACCAATAAAGGCGCTACGCAATGCTGATAAACCCCAATAAAAAAGCAACACAGTTGTCTAAGCAACTGGGGAAATAGTACCAACCATTTGTTGAAAAGTTGTTGCATAACGACAGATTCAGATGTAGGCCAAGCAATAGGTTGCGAAAGAGGTCTAATTATCCAGCAGTATGAATAAAGGTAAAGACCTTTTTCCCCTCTTTAACATAGCTGTTATGCGCCCTTACAGCTTCTCCAGATCTGAGGATTGTATAATCTTGAACTGCCCCCTTTTCTTTTTTATCCCTTAAAGCTTTTTTAAGAGATTCACTAACACCTAGGTTACCCTCTATTCCTGTAGCAATAATCAAGATTGCATCTTTACAATCGATAGGATCTACCGCCAACCACTCTTCTAAAAAAGATAAGGGTATGCCCCCTTTTTTATCATCAAAATTCCTATATTTCATGCCATCCCTCATGGTTTTCGGAAACACTTCCTCTGTCACGCTGCCATAAAAATTAGGTGTTAATACCAGGTAAGCTACCCCTGGCTTCATCTGTACAATATTATTTTTTTCACCTTTTAAATCAAAATCATCTGGATTAAAACATTTTTGCTGATCTGTAACATGAAAACGTAAAACCCCTAAACCACATTTTGTAATGAGACACTTATCTTTATCCAAGTTCTCCTCCGAATCATTAAGCACATGCCAGCCTGGATGAAAAGTACTGGGTTGTTCTTTTGCAGATTCAGAAGGGCAAGATCCCCCCAACAAGCACAATGGAAAAACAGCCATTAAAGCCTTCACCAAGGATGATAATAAGGATGTAGAATAGCGCATAAACAAAATTGCAATAGATAACGGTAAAAAAAAATGCAGTGCTAATCTAAAAAAAATAAGTCGAATAGAAAAATGATTGGTCACAATCATTTAAGTCCAAAAATAAAACAAAAGCCCCTGGTTTTTTAGAAAAAAAGACGTAGTATTGTGGAGTACCATTCACCTTATCGTTAGAATTGTCTTGTAGCGGTAGGTTTCCTAAAAAGGGCCCATAGCTCAGTCGGTTAGAGCATCTGACTCATAATCAGCAGGTCCCAGGTTCAAGTCCTGGTGGGCCCACATCAGTTTATCTTAATAGCCATCTTCTCTTTTTTTGGTCCCCATATGTACAAACATGCTCCGATTGCCATTTATGACAGTGGTATAGGTGGCTTGGCCATTACTAAGGTCATTAAAGCACTTTTACCAGAAGAGACAGTTCACTATATTGGAGATACCAAACATTTGCCTTATGGTGAAAAAAACGAAATGGAATTATCTGGTTATGTGACCAAAGTAGCAAATTTTTGCTTAAGTAAAGGGTATAAACTACTGGTGATCGCCTGTAACACTGCCACTGCTGCTGCAGCTCATTTTTTACCATCCTATCTTAAGGCCATGGGCACAGAAATTGGGATCATCAATGTGATTGATCCAGTAATCGCACATATCCATGCAGCCAACTGTTATAAGCAGATCGCCTTGATCGGCACAAACTATACAGTAGCCTCTGGCATCTATACAGAACGATTGCGCACAACAGGCATCACACTTACGACACTAGCCACTCCTCTGCTGGTTCCTATGGTAGAAGCTTGTTTCAATGGCAGCAAAATAAATCGTTCTTTACTAGACCATTATTTAAATCAAATCGCTGTCCCCCATTTAGATGCACTCATCCCAGCTTGCACACATTATCTATTTTTAAAAATAGCGTTAAAAAATTTTTTAAAGAAACGCTATGCAAAAGAGATTAAGGTGATAGACGCAGCAAAACTCACCGCACTAGCGGTCAAACAATGGCTCACCACACACAATCTTTTAAACCAGAAAGCAAGCAAGC from Cardinium endosymbiont of Philonthus spinipes includes the following:
- a CDS encoding sodium:solute symporter family transporter → MICLNIPLFIVAAFLVLTLWVGIYFSSKQTTFREYAVGNKQFSTATLVFTVLATAYGGGGLVRSIECIHSMGLWWVVMMLLSSFGLWVVGKLALRMGPFMYHLSIAETIGTIYGRYPRIIASLVGICGAIVIVTMQINVIVQAIGICVKVVNPDVMPILATLLLTFYSTFGGIRAVTFTDVLQFITFAIIIPLLAWFMFLKIGKPISEIFPILQSHAKFQFSHVFRFDVQLVGMLLLLLSLIASSILPQLMQRVYMSSGPLQAQEVFSYATLFSIAISIFIILIGLFAFVEAPALSKDTIWNHSMGNMSPLFKGLLAISLLGMAMSTADSSLNACAIMVGHDMVKGLCNEKKVTDAFQLKIARWTTLLVGLLAMMLAFYCNDLLQLLYLGLAACVPIVTAPFILAIFGFRGTARTALVGMATGVLVMWAWTKWIYPLTGIDGSFLAMIANGLAMMAVHYLLKQPKGVGWVEPDNAFKQMQQAQARKRAERQEAIKNAWANRKVTLAELRPSDGTLRLTGLYMIVTAILGYWFIKPDLLYWAICQGLLGTLFTSYGIFTRYKAFFSQASPNWLIGLCWLIGCAFYLPLNLLWYWWHLVDPIFNASLSLAHYTVILWVLPLYLGISVVVAVLLVVIYPIFVGLSLPVLSSLFPLFMVTLLVVAVIICFKVKAGHYMAQNLYLRSQDKIRASQKLKESLYDLAMVPSAALNPAKGHGAVLEQVIGKIEQSVSFLDGNMPLYKQDFQSIINKLYDWVAYFNRRAKVKDHALLQPTKITLDKLIRKVEFTLSQEVAHPPKLFVEHIKEPSEWLLPYIICDIHQVVYLLVQSILRVGKVEGSVPPVVRVKLQPTALQFKQADPIDGPYPVYMLFQATALVISQVTTVPEVLPKVQPIYDDMVSAVGLKGQQAAPPSIDLQQETISSIVEAHYGYCETTGGEQQASILLVLPNDVADILGKMTTKLPIDCLTLDAPVTPKEHADSMVELMQFHDHVAQFSHDMDPIDVGTISGLLLLLRQHFGFKRHASGQLFYVRAVGISKLVVEWVFHSPKVIYASLLYELVRHTCLPLSYVRDHYNLGVYAFVLNVLGIDQRESLDHPSLLYLENRLQKAVKEDHVQLSVLFIKLAERLYDLRHASGYIYVQEVIHMAQETLAIDVKLANRYLDPEIGAALEAAAKKALKLCKDKDKGRSKDKEQDS
- the murI gene encoding glutamate racemase, producing MYKHAPIAIYDSGIGGLAITKVIKALLPEETVHYIGDTKHLPYGEKNEMELSGYVTKVANFCLSKGYKLLVIACNTATAAAAHFLPSYLKAMGTEIGIINVIDPVIAHIHAANCYKQIALIGTNYTVASGIYTERLRTTGITLTTLATPLLVPMVEACFNGSKINRSLLDHYLNQIAVPHLDALIPACTHYLFLKIALKNFLKKRYAKEIKVIDAAKLTALAVKQWLTTHNLLNQKASKPRDCFMATALTPSFINACKQLFGKTPIAINLNGVDLSLSI
- the rlmB gene encoding 23S rRNA (guanosine(2251)-2'-O)-methyltransferase RlmB, whose product is MASSAQKVSTVSLSYIFGYRAVVETIRAGRTVEKVFFQKTVKIVGGLYDLVRKHQIPFSYVPAAKLDRMVRGSHQGVVAVLSPIVFTPLDLVVQAAFEKGKAPLIVVLDGVTDVHNIGAIARTALCMGVDALVLPTQGSAALAGAAMKTSAGALATLPICRVADLSKALRYLQESGLTVLACHVQAEQLLYQVDLKLPIALVLGGEGAGIAAKHLRLATHHICIPMQGPIASFNVSVAAGIMLYEVFRQRFV
- the yidD gene encoding membrane protein insertion efficiency factor YidD; the encoded protein is MQQLFNKWLVLFPQLLRQLCCFFIGVYQHCVAPLLVPMCRFQPSCSCYAKAAFAKYGICKGSLRTLRRLLRCHPWGGSGYDPLI
- the era gene encoding GTPase Era, whose protein sequence is MHEPQNDYRSGFVAIIGKPNAGKSTLMNLLVGEQLAITHSKAQTTRHKLHGIVSGKNFQIIYIDTPGIITPAYPLQSAMMEAVKVAHADADLIIWLIDVKDLEQLPSSYANLSKKPTILVLNKVDLITANQLNEVVAYWLHHHPDATVLPISALKNENIDQLIQQIIQQLPKHPAYYPEATLTDKSERFFVQEIIREKILGQYHQEIPYSVEVVIDYFKETEHLIKIGSIIHVERATQKGIIIGQRGDALKKLGIDAREALEKFFRKKIFLAQHVKVTPNWRKNGLLLTRFGYPAMPKKQH